In the genome of Deinococcus budaensis, the window CGTCACGGCTTGCGCCGGGCAGCAGGGCAGGCGGCAGCCTACACGACCGGCCCTGGCGGCCTTGCTCCCGAAGCTCCAGACCCCTTCCAGCGAGGCGGAACGGACGCCGCTCCTGGAGGGGCTTGGGCGGCTGCCGCAGGAACGGAGGAGACGGTCACGCGGCGCTGAGGAGGGCGTGCTGCCCCGGGTGCTGAAGCCGCCCACCCATAGGACCAAACCGTGACCCTGACGGCGAAGGGGGGGGGCCGCGCGGTTCAGGCGCTGGGTGCCCAGCACGTGGGTGCCGTAGACCTGCGCGAGTTGCTCGGGCGTGAACGCCTCGGCGGGGCCGCTTCCCATGTGCCCGGCGTTGTGGATGA includes:
- a CDS encoding SDR family NAD(P)-dependent oxidoreductase: MQALSATPRPTPASPEWTCAPPNWTCPLSSRDSVDAALAQIVRDAGRLDVLIHNAGHMGSGPAEAFTPEQLAQVYGTHVLGTQRLNRAAPPLRRQGHGLVLWVGGFSTRGSTPSSAPRDRLLRSCGSRPSPSRSGVRSASLEGVWSFGSKAARAGRVGCRLPCCPAQAVTVPDSDVRGLLCPPARGSYVPSYTP